AGTGCAGGTGTTTCCTGTTGTAAAAAACGCGAACAGAATGTGTGGTGGGTCGTGTAGAACGaatgtgtacatgtgtgtgtgtgtgtgtattgattTAGTGTGTTGTGCAGAccacagcactctgtaaactgGCCAAATATGGACTAATGCATATTGACAATATATATAACATCTCCAGTAGTCTCTTTTACACACATTACAGTTTCAAGCCTAGAGacaatttacccaaaaatgaaaattctgtcatcatttattaatttctatgtcTTTATAAAagaagttactttttaaaatgtctcatCTCTTTTTATCTTCACTGGTGAAAAGtccaaaataacatttatttttgtgtttcacagaagaaataCATGCATATGCATAGTGTATTCTTCTACTGTagttaaagatcatgttccatgaagatattttgtaaatttcctactgtaaatatatcaaaacttaatttttgattagtaatttggaatttgacaaatttaaaggtgatttctcaatatttagatttttttacacccttagattccagaggtttaaatagttgtatcccaTGCaaatcctaacaaatcatacatcaataaaaatcGTTTATGTAGCTTTCagaagatgtataaatctcaatttcaaaaaattgacccttatgactgcttttgtggtccatagttacatttacaaataaaaataactcatAAGCtaccaaaatgttaaataagccCAGAGTGTAAATGTAGATCATTAAACCATACACATATTTTAAGTAACATTTCTGATAGCGCAGGAGTACTTTGACTTACTAAGCATTTAGAAAAGAGTTTTACAGCATATGTACATTTCGCAAAGCAATTTTAACGTTTTTCTCTGGAGCCATGAAGCACAACGTGGTTTCATTGAGTTCAGAGAGAGACATTCTCCTGCTGGGATGTGGTTTCGGGGTCTGAACTCTTTAGTTCTCCAAAAGCACAGGCCTATATCACCTTGTCTCCATAAACCACATAACATATACTCCTTCTTTCTGTTGCTCTGTCTTCTACTCTTCCTTTTAAGTAGTGCAAGTAATATCTcctttgtttttacactttgcCTGTGTGTTAATTTGATGacagttttataaaaacattctgCTGTCTAGTAAAGTATGGCACGAAGGGTCAAAATCTCAGAGACTACATGTTGGAAATATAATGTCCACTTTCCACAGTTCTCTTCTATGCATTAAGCTTCATCCACATGACCTGTTTTATGTTGTCCAAACTTGCAATGCACAATCAGTTTGCTGAACAAGCAAATTGTCAGATACACTTCAAATCTGAAAATATCtgatgtataatatatattcaacaCAGTCTGTACAGTATTTTACAGGACTGTTGCATCTTAAATAGAGATTGGCTTATGCATTGTGAACTCTATTTCTGTCATCTTCATAATCATTCTCAGCAGACACTAGCGCGTGTTTAACACTCACACTTGAACCGACAACCAAACCCGAATAGATCCTCAAAATAGAGTGTTTCAGGCTAGCTATAAATACTATCCTCGTTTTATGTTCTACTCATTTGTACAGTCGCAATGAGGAAGACATTATGTATGATGCAATTATATATgtggtgttaaaaaaaaaaaacgcttgtGTAGATGTTGCTTGCGAACTGACTTTTTGTCAGGTCTGCCTCAAATACTGGATGTTTATTGCTTGACGACAGAAGAGATATGTTAACAAAtgttatcatattttatttaattccataTACTGCTTTATGTTTAAACAGAATGCTGTACATCAAATGAGGCTGGTTTTCTCTGTTATTTTTCAGTAACTAAGTTATGTTTCAGTAACTAATTTATAGTGGAGGTCCAATTTACcagaattaaaacaaaaacaaaaacggtatctttaaaaatgtattgttgctTGTCAAAGACTTAGTTTTTTCAATCCAGTAGTATAGAAGAGTTTGTAGTAAAGCAGTTTTTAACAAGGCGTATACAAACGAGGTATGGGGACCCCCAAGGGGCCTCCAGAAAGGGCTACGTGAACCGCAGAAAATTTCAGTGgaataaagcataaaaaaaatcacttttaaacagttttttttaatgctgtacaaatacatttaactcATTATGCACATTTCAAATAATACTATTTTCcagattatatataatataatacatataatcatatattttgACTTTAGTAACACCAGTTATTGAATTTTGAAATcaccatttgtttttttttgttttttttacatgactATTTTTCTGCatacaataaaaatgagttttaaaataaatggctAAATTGATGTTTTAGAAAGGGTGTCCTTCACAATGGGATTGTCAGATTTAGGAGTTCCTGGCATTAATAagtaattttcttatttttgttaaacgCATGGCTTATGTTCATTTAGCCAGAACGTAAACACATTTTTCACGGTTCGCTGTGCATGACAAACCACACAGATACATTAGAAAAATACCAacgaaacttttttttattaaaacaactacttATTAACGTGTTTTTATTAAGACTAAGAACTTTTAAGAATAAGAACTTCATGACTGAAATCCTCATTTTAGCTTTAAGCTCCACAAACTGCATATCACAGAATAAAGCGTTGTCAGcaaatcaaaaatacataacCACAGTGCTTTAATCTCCACCTAAAATTAAGATTACAGAATGTGATCTTTATGATGTGAATCCTTATGATCACAGGTGCAGGAGAAGAACCAGCATACTAAGAGTCAGTTTTAAGGGTTCATTCTGATTCACaagaattaaatttaaaatagaactTACAGAACTATAACctacaaatgtacattttccaacATGTAGCATTGCAATAAAAGACGCACATGTGTTTTATAAGATTCACAAGTTTGACTTGTAAAGTCCTGTGttcaataattttatatttataaaattaaggacACAGCttgttaatgaataaatatgtgtCTATAATGTGTCTTAaaactcaaaatcaaacagtctTTTAAGTAAACCGTATGAAGACATCAGTGTTAAGAAGTCTTTGTTGAGGCTTCAGATAGTTGGCTCTGTGACAACAGAAACAATTTCGTCTTAGTGATGAGAATTAAACAACATCCCTTCTGTAAAAGCATTAGGAGATTTTACAGGGGTTAAGATCTGTCAGTCTCCGCCTTGTCCGTCTTCGTGCCCGATTAACAGCCGTTCGAACGGCACACTCGAAAACCTGTTGCACGCCACGATTACTTAGAGCCGAGCATTCCAGATATCCCTTGGCACGGATGTCCTGTGCCACCTGTTTGCCTTCTGAGGCCGTGGTGCAGTTAGCACGATATGGGCCCATCTCACGATGGTCTGTCTGTGTGGCAACAACCAGCACAGGAACCTTCGGAAGATACTCCCTCACTTCAGCAATCCATTTCTGGCGCAAATTATTCAACGAATTTGGATTTGCCACCGAATAGCAAAGCAAAACCACATCCGCCTGCTGATAGGACATGGGCCGGATTTGGCGGAACGTATCATGTCCTGCTGTGTCCCACAGTCCTAAGCTGATCTGGATTCCATCCATGAATACATCAACGCCAGTGTTTTCATAGACAGTTGGTCTGTAGCTGTCTGGGAAAGTTTCAGAAGTGAATCGTACAAGAAGTGCAGTTTTACCCACCGCACAGTCCCCGACTAGTACGCATTTCACTGAGGTCTCTGCCAGCCCATTCATCCTTCTGTCTCTAGTGGTGTAGTTATTGTAAAATACAGTCTAATATTTCGAAACAAGTCTCAGCGGTGTCCAACAGATGATGAAGTCATTGCTGTATTTTCAAGTCTGGAGAACTGTGAGGACTAAGAGTAAAAAACCTGCATTCTGAAGTCTTCCACACGCTCTTCGTCTTGTGATGTGGTGATTTACTCTTCAGCTCTGTAATCCAGTTTAGGAACTGAGGTCATTATGTACCATTAGAGATATTTATGACAAATCCAGAAGTGAGAAGTCACCCAGTCGTATCTTTCGTTCGACCGTTGTACTCTTTCTGGCTCCTGCACAACTGAAGGAATGCAAAAGTAAAATTACTATTATGCAatcaaaaacaacaagaaatgttttcatacaatGACATTTTTCATATGGAAccttaaaatagatttaaagaAATAGCTCACTGAAAACAcggtccaaacctgtatgactttgtttcttttgtaTAACACAAAAGAAATTACAATACATCGAAATACATTcgtttgtgttccacagaattAAGCAAGTCACATAAACTTGAAATGACGTCAGCATTTCTTCATCATTTCCTCATCTTCGTTTGTGAccctgaccacaaaaccagtcataagggtcaatttttttaaattgagatcctgaataaataaactttccactgatgtatggtttgttatgaaaggacaatatttgactgagatatttgaaaatctggaatctgagggtgtaaaaaatctaaatatagagaaaatcgcctttaaagttgtccaaatgaagttgttagcaatgcatattactaatcaaaagttaggttttgatatatttacagtaggaaatatttccatgcaacatgatcttaatatcctaatgatttttgccataaaagaaaaatagatcatttagacccatacagtgtatttttggctgcttctacaaatatacccgtgttacttaagactagtttcgtggtccagggtcacacttatgttataaatatgtctttgaaacattaaagaaatattacatCATACAACAGACAATcactaattttttttacattctccTCATTTTTCATAGATGATAGTAACATACGATACGATGTCCGCTATACTACAGAGCACTGTAAACCTTTCTCGTTATAAGGCCTGGGACAACGCTTCCCATCAACAACGGCCCTGCTATCGACTAAAGtagaatttaagaatt
This genomic window from Labeo rohita strain BAU-BD-2019 chromosome 1, IGBB_LRoh.1.0, whole genome shotgun sequence contains:
- the rhoh gene encoding rho-related GTP-binding protein RhoH, with amino-acid sequence MNGLAETSVKCVLVGDCAVGKTALLVRFTSETFPDSYRPTVYENTGVDVFMDGIQISLGLWDTAGHDTFRQIRPMSYQQADVVLLCYSVANPNSLNNLRQKWIAEVREYLPKVPVLVVATQTDHREMGPYRANCTTASEGKQVAQDIRAKGYLECSALSNRGVQQVFECAVRTAVNRARRRTRRRLTDLNPCKIS